A portion of the Candidatus Poribacteria bacterium genome contains these proteins:
- a CDS encoding class IV adenylate cyclase, whose translation MATNLEFKAQCQSLESFYPRLADLNATYHETVRQIDTYFYVPSEKCQPRLKLREIDEITEAWLIYYERPNMEASRYSQYQLCEIVNPVTLKAFLTAALGIKAIVKKQRELWMFNHTRIHLDTVADLGQFVELETVFQGQTKTEAVNEHQHVKTILRLDTTDPVAVSYSDLIVQRS comes from the coding sequence ATGGCAACAAATTTAGAGTTCAAGGCACAGTGTCAGTCGCTTGAGAGTTTCTATCCAAGATTGGCTGACTTAAATGCAACATATCATGAAACTGTGCGTCAAATTGATACGTATTTTTATGTACCGTCGGAAAAGTGCCAACCTCGTCTTAAACTACGTGAAATTGATGAGATAACAGAGGCGTGGCTCATCTATTATGAACGTCCGAACATGGAGGCGTCCCGCTACAGTCAGTACCAACTCTGTGAGATCGTTAATCCCGTAACCCTCAAAGCGTTCCTAACCGCCGCGCTGGGTATCAAAGCAATTGTCAAGAAACAGCGAGAACTTTGGATGTTCAATCACACGCGTATCCACCTTGATACGGTTGCTGATTTAGGGCAATTCGTTGAATTGGAGACGGTGTTTCAGGGACAAACTAAAACTGAAGCCGTAAACGAACATCAACACGTTAAAACCATACTTCGCTTAGACACTACCGACCCGGTTGCTGTTTCCTACAGCGATCTCATTGTGCAAAGGTCGTGA
- a CDS encoding PIN domain-containing protein, whose product MLDEFEEKLTTKLNVPPLQISEIVTNLLSFLRTVRIPNQLRGVTTDPDDDKIIECAIVAGATHIVTGDRKHLLPLQSYQDILIVRAADILVQLR is encoded by the coding sequence ATACTTGATGAGTTTGAAGAAAAGTTGACTACCAAGTTAAATGTCCCTCCATTGCAGATCTCGGAAATAGTTACGAATCTCCTCAGTTTTCTTCGGACGGTGAGAATTCCCAACCAACTCCGAGGGGTCACCACGGATCCTGATGACGACAAGATAATAGAGTGTGCTATTGTCGCTGGTGCTACTCACATCGTTACTGGTGATCGAAAGCATCTCCTTCCTCTCCAAAGTTATCAAGATATTCTTATTGTCAGAGCAGCAGATATTCTCGTGCAATTACGGTAA
- a CDS encoding O-antigen ligase family protein has protein sequence MSELKFLLPSRWTSAKVFGTVTYIGLFVFVLALPFGYSTAFLNIGLSLVLFGWIGRIVSERKLGWRRTPLDLPIALFLGSALIASLFAPHPSTSSLGYFWKLLRAILLFYAVVHSRLGTRWRHVVIVFIATAGISSTLGLSYYVNDTRLALDFMGRIGLQFQEEFTVAEGFSDELRAELRTCRVPLSETAFHVTDRNPSAQPDTWRIDDPARDRRYTVRPGETHLMVYMIEQRLTGTFKMPNDLGAYLALSLPFVIGYFAVGLIAISDQRSAVSGQQCVIRKDSSLPKTENRKLISITVILGIILVLMSANLVLTLTRAAWVSVTLAIIFSVSYLTISTLSTTIPWKRGLLVLVLMSIVCCVLLLNTNTRQILIDMVPRHIKTRFQTMITHPTGFMSERPQWWRMSLQFIQQYPLTGIGPGRFRYEYQLNGPPEQYDTPYHAHNIYLHIAAEQGIPSLLLFLWIVAIICQSIFAMRQATDFWGMGTFIGASGFLISALVYGLADNILHQRTVLLFWFIIGIIFYSQLSKDTKYEKNSDTG, from the coding sequence ATGTCAGAACTGAAATTTCTGTTGCCTTCACGGTGGACATCGGCAAAAGTCTTTGGGACTGTAACCTATATCGGACTCTTCGTCTTTGTTTTAGCACTTCCCTTCGGTTACTCGACGGCGTTCCTTAACATCGGACTCTCGCTTGTGCTATTCGGATGGATCGGACGCATCGTTTCGGAACGGAAACTCGGCTGGCGACGGACCCCGCTCGACCTTCCTATCGCGTTGTTTTTAGGATCAGCCCTCATCGCATCCCTCTTCGCACCGCACCCTTCCACAAGCAGCCTCGGCTACTTTTGGAAATTACTGCGAGCGATCCTACTCTTCTATGCCGTTGTCCACAGTCGCTTGGGAACCCGATGGCGACACGTCGTCATTGTCTTTATCGCTACAGCGGGTATCTCTTCTACACTCGGGCTCTCGTATTACGTAAACGACACCCGTTTAGCACTCGACTTTATGGGACGAATTGGGTTACAATTTCAGGAGGAATTTACTGTAGCAGAAGGGTTCTCGGACGAATTACGTGCCGAATTGCGTACATGCCGTGTCCCGCTCTCGGAAACGGCTTTCCACGTAACCGACAGAAACCCGTCAGCGCAACCCGACACATGGCGTATTGACGATCCGGCGAGAGACAGACGCTACACAGTCCGTCCGGGTGAAACACACCTTATGGTATATATGATTGAGCAACGTCTCACGGGGACGTTCAAAATGCCCAATGACCTCGGTGCATACCTCGCGCTCAGCCTTCCATTCGTCATAGGCTACTTTGCTGTTGGTTTAATAGCCATCAGCGATCAGCGGTCAGCGGTCAGCGGTCAGCAGTGCGTCATCCGTAAAGATTCCTCTTTGCCGAAAACCGAAAACCGAAAACTGATAAGTATAACCGTAATATTAGGAATAATCTTAGTCTTGATGAGCGCGAATCTTGTCTTGACCTTGACGCGTGCGGCGTGGGTGAGTGTTACCCTCGCAATCATCTTCAGTGTCTCCTATCTTACCATCAGCACGCTGTCCACAACTATCCCATGGAAACGAGGCTTATTGGTATTGGTTTTAATGAGCATTGTGTGCTGTGTACTACTTCTGAATACAAATACTCGACAGATACTAATTGATATGGTGCCGCGGCACATCAAGACCCGTTTTCAGACCATGATTACGCATCCCACAGGCTTCATGAGTGAACGTCCACAGTGGTGGCGAATGTCCCTACAATTCATTCAGCAGTATCCACTTACCGGAATCGGACCCGGTAGATTTCGCTACGAGTACCAACTAAACGGACCCCCTGAACAATACGACACGCCTTATCACGCACATAACATCTATTTGCACATCGCCGCCGAGCAGGGGATTCCATCGCTTTTGCTGTTTTTGTGGATAGTAGCGATCATCTGCCAATCTATATTCGCCATGCGGCAGGCAACAGATTTTTGGGGGATGGGGACCTTTATCGGCGCGAGCGGATTCCTCATTTCTGCGCTTGTTTACGGGCTTGCAGATAACATTCTACATCAACGCACAGTGTTGCTTTTCTGGTTTATCATCGGCATAATTTTTTATTCACAACTATCAAAGGACACAAAATATGAAAAAAACTCGGACACCGGTTGA
- a CDS encoding Rpn family recombination-promoting nuclease/putative transposase has product MLIERDLRELSNVSSHHFPDRSAKWLIRQREHLEALLRMVAGQIADALDFAHVEQLNRSFISDELRPQESDMVFRVPFRSPTQTRQEVIVYLLIEHQSTIDPSMALRLLSYMIQIWMEERRQWQEERHPQSEWQLTPIVPIVFYTGKGAWRVPLSLTALLDIPEVLTRFVPTFDTLLLDVKATDPDELTEAGHPLGWLLTVLQHEDSDAPVMRKVLLEALEGLTDLHTHDADQYRRAILYIFLLILHRRDAAEHQDLLRILTKEHTQNQEIVDMAASIIELSEQRGHQLGIEQGIEQGIEQGIEQGARRTSIESTLAILNTRFPDANVQTLTPILEAIADLNRLKQLNIEASVVDSFHAFQERVDA; this is encoded by the coding sequence ATGTTAATAGAACGCGACCTGCGGGAGTTGTCGAATGTTTCGAGCCACCACTTCCCCGATAGGAGTGCGAAATGGCTGATCCGTCAGCGCGAACATCTTGAAGCGTTACTGAGAATGGTTGCAGGACAGATCGCCGATGCCCTTGACTTTGCACACGTCGAACAACTCAATCGAAGTTTCATCTCCGATGAACTGCGACCCCAAGAATCTGATATGGTCTTCAGGGTGCCGTTTCGGTCCCCGACGCAGACGCGTCAGGAAGTCATCGTCTATCTGCTCATAGAGCACCAATCCACAATCGATCCCTCCATGGCACTTCGCTTGCTCTCTTACATGATTCAGATATGGATGGAGGAGCGCCGGCAGTGGCAGGAAGAGAGACATCCACAGAGCGAGTGGCAGCTGACACCGATCGTGCCGATCGTCTTTTACACCGGTAAAGGCGCGTGGCGGGTCCCGCTCTCTCTGACCGCCCTCCTGGACATCCCGGAAGTCCTTACCCGTTTCGTCCCGACTTTCGACACCTTGCTCCTCGATGTCAAAGCCACGGACCCCGACGAACTGACAGAAGCCGGTCATCCGTTGGGATGGTTGTTGACTGTCTTACAGCATGAGGACTCCGATGCCCCTGTGATGCGGAAAGTCCTCCTTGAGGCTTTAGAAGGGCTCACGGACTTGCACACACACGATGCGGATCAGTATAGGCGTGCGATTTTGTATATTTTCCTACTCATTCTACACCGCAGAGACGCAGCTGAACATCAAGACTTACTTCGTATCCTCACCAAAGAGCATACACAGAATCAGGAGATCGTAGACATGGCAGCATCCATCATTGAACTCAGTGAACAACGCGGACATCAACTCGGTATTGAACAAGGTATTGAACAAGGTATTGAACAAGGTATTGAACAAGGGGCGCGTCGGACGAGTATCGAAAGCACACTCGCTATCCTCAACACTCGCTTCCCTGATGCTAACGTTCAGACGCTCACGCCTATCCTTGAAGCTATTGCGGACCTCAACCGACTCAAGCAACTCAATATCGAGGCATCTGTCGTAGACTCCTTTCACGCCTTCCAAGAACGCGTAGACGCATAA
- a CDS encoding lamin tail domain-containing protein: protein MLSKKLTFSLASLVVMLAVGLIFVATPAEAQKTYISRVIGGDATATAVNSTTNTFPKANGFAVFEMPIATPSVVAIETANGIVAQAGTDSGTFVIPAAAGARSTTNTPIITAEASAARTPRPTIGGVSVEDERFPNLYHILRDGGTIELAISTTGVKANKSYAHRFVMTEVMWGENESVTGDPRAMPQWIEIYNNFTLPDATRVVDDPLTVAVEGPATGGVNNATMLFIFTENNRRDRLGQTVTYDPDPGTADNEVTYYIVDMISTTARFGSNWWGSIPGNSGSLPVAAQTGGSGAGITADAALEFEPTRLVSMYRKHDLVDLNREYKVAGWNDGSAGGSWAASSGRLNMTGFFTGTPGSVHRPPVGTEIDYAKAPASLPATSVIINEVRNDTADANLDWIELHNTGTADVEIKKWVIDMVINNNSDAAKNHKRIVEFPDAGYAKIPAGGFLVIYNRDPADTILADGVNIADPLNERVQKGASHMYFVDPDLKLNNTGKYLLVLRNGNDKTNHEKVVDIAGNGFFAVTDKTRVDQTDVFPLKGWTVPGDRDDGGDFGGDNTFASANNSFGRDAQKTGDNRLHKDDWKSFGHQGGLGYDARVDLAVAPGTPGYANNAVKGKNADLTAATATVTISEIMYDAGPRWNLIQWVELYNSSMTEAVNLQGWHLEIRNKEDVASYVDSIFEFEDGAIILPNQTLLLVSGSATNNVARNRVYNLYQRHRTELGLEPAGRRSTLLSRTGFVLKLWDKDANRQTGVPVDVAGNVDVKGAERVIMWDLPMRDPEARQSLLRQYGSRSIGSGPEAALDGIMVDSWNQSDIAGAGISYYGHRDDVSTPGYRLGGPLPVSLSSFRPVRDDATGHVVVRWITQSELNNAGFNILRSESKTGEFTVVNVKGIVPGHGTTSEKHVYEWTDTTAKPNVVYYYQIEDVSLDGKRTRLATTRLKGHVSAAGKVTTTWGDLKDVD, encoded by the coding sequence ATGTTGTCAAAGAAATTGACATTTTCCTTAGCAAGTTTAGTTGTAATGTTAGCCGTCGGGCTTATCTTTGTTGCGACACCAGCAGAGGCACAGAAGACCTATATTAGTCGGGTAATCGGTGGTGATGCCACTGCTACTGCGGTAAACAGCACGACGAATACTTTCCCAAAAGCCAACGGTTTTGCTGTCTTTGAAATGCCTATTGCAACACCCAGCGTAGTAGCTATTGAAACAGCCAATGGGATCGTTGCACAAGCAGGTACGGATTCAGGGACCTTTGTCATACCAGCGGCAGCAGGTGCCAGAAGTACTACGAATACACCGATAATAACGGCAGAAGCGTCAGCTGCTCGGACTCCAAGACCTACTATTGGTGGTGTTTCGGTTGAAGACGAGAGGTTCCCGAATCTGTATCATATCCTTCGTGACGGGGGTACTATCGAACTGGCGATCAGTACTACAGGTGTAAAAGCCAATAAAAGCTATGCACATCGTTTCGTCATGACTGAGGTTATGTGGGGAGAGAACGAGTCTGTTACTGGTGATCCCAGAGCAATGCCCCAATGGATTGAAATCTACAATAATTTTACGCTTCCGGATGCAACGCGAGTAGTAGACGATCCCTTGACAGTTGCGGTAGAGGGTCCAGCTACTGGTGGTGTTAATAATGCTACAATGCTGTTCATCTTCACTGAGAACAACAGAAGGGATCGTCTTGGACAGACAGTAACGTATGATCCAGATCCTGGTACTGCGGATAATGAAGTTACGTATTACATCGTTGACATGATCAGCACTACAGCGCGCTTCGGTTCTAATTGGTGGGGCAGCATTCCCGGGAACAGCGGTTCCCTTCCAGTAGCGGCTCAAACCGGTGGCTCGGGTGCTGGAATCACTGCAGACGCAGCATTGGAGTTTGAACCGACCCGTCTCGTCTCCATGTATCGGAAACATGATCTCGTAGATTTGAATCGCGAATACAAAGTCGCTGGTTGGAACGACGGCAGTGCGGGCGGTTCTTGGGCTGCCTCTTCAGGACGCCTTAACATGACAGGGTTCTTTACCGGTACACCCGGTTCCGTTCACAGACCTCCCGTAGGTACAGAGATCGATTATGCGAAAGCTCCGGCTTCGCTGCCTGCTACCTCTGTTATTATCAACGAAGTCCGTAACGATACAGCCGATGCCAATCTTGACTGGATTGAACTCCACAACACCGGCACTGCTGATGTTGAAATCAAGAAGTGGGTGATCGATATGGTCATCAACAACAATTCGGATGCTGCGAAGAATCATAAGCGGATCGTAGAGTTCCCCGATGCGGGTTATGCGAAGATCCCCGCAGGGGGTTTCTTGGTTATCTATAACCGTGATCCCGCAGATACCATTCTGGCAGATGGGGTCAATATTGCGGATCCGCTCAATGAGCGCGTCCAAAAAGGCGCGAGCCACATGTATTTCGTTGATCCAGATCTGAAGTTGAACAACACCGGAAAATACCTACTCGTTCTCCGGAACGGCAACGATAAGACGAACCATGAAAAGGTTGTTGATATCGCAGGTAACGGTTTCTTCGCCGTCACCGACAAAACCAGAGTCGATCAAACGGATGTATTTCCGCTCAAAGGTTGGACGGTGCCGGGGGACCGGGATGATGGCGGTGACTTCGGTGGTGATAACACCTTCGCTTCCGCGAACAACTCCTTCGGACGGGATGCCCAGAAGACCGGAGACAACAGGCTCCACAAGGACGACTGGAAATCCTTCGGTCATCAAGGTGGTCTCGGCTATGATGCCCGTGTAGATTTAGCAGTTGCGCCGGGTACACCCGGTTATGCGAACAACGCTGTCAAAGGCAAAAACGCGGATTTAACTGCTGCCACTGCGACGGTCACAATCAGCGAAATTATGTATGATGCCGGTCCACGCTGGAACCTCATCCAGTGGGTCGAACTCTATAATAGCTCAATGACAGAAGCGGTTAACCTCCAAGGATGGCACCTGGAAATTCGCAACAAGGAAGATGTTGCGTCCTACGTCGACTCTATCTTCGAGTTTGAAGATGGTGCGATCATTCTACCGAACCAGACGCTCTTGCTGGTTTCAGGAAGTGCTACAAACAACGTCGCACGTAATCGTGTCTATAACCTTTATCAGCGACATCGTACGGAGTTAGGGTTAGAGCCTGCGGGTCGCAGAAGCACGCTTCTGAGCCGTACAGGTTTCGTTCTGAAACTTTGGGACAAAGATGCGAACCGTCAAACGGGTGTTCCGGTCGATGTAGCAGGGAACGTTGATGTGAAGGGTGCTGAGCGCGTGATTATGTGGGATCTGCCTATGCGCGATCCTGAAGCCCGTCAGTCGCTTCTACGCCAATATGGTAGCCGCAGTATTGGTAGTGGTCCCGAAGCAGCCCTTGATGGCATAATGGTAGATTCTTGGAATCAATCCGATATTGCGGGTGCGGGTATCAGTTACTACGGCCATCGCGATGATGTCAGCACCCCCGGCTACCGTCTCGGTGGTCCACTGCCCGTTTCGCTCTCCAGCTTCCGTCCCGTCCGTGATGACGCCACTGGACACGTCGTCGTCCGTTGGATTACACAGTCTGAATTGAACAACGCCGGATTCAACATCCTGCGGAGTGAAAGCAAGACGGGTGAATTCACAGTCGTCAACGTCAAAGGTATCGTTCCCGGACACGGCACGACATCTGAAAAGCATGTCTACGAGTGGACGGACACCACGGCGAAACCCAACGTTGTCTATTATTATCAAATCGAAGATGTGTCGTTAGACGGCAAGCGCACGCGCCTTGCGACGACGCGTCTGAAAGGTCATGTCTCTGCAGCAGGGAAGGTCACCACGACCTGGGGTGATTTGAAAGATGTTGACTAA